One part of the Thermodesulfobacterium commune DSM 2178 genome encodes these proteins:
- a CDS encoding NUDIX hydrolase yields the protein MNENFNNKKGRKPKETPESRKRELLEAVDENCNPITILKREEIHQKGYFHKTVHIFLFNKEGEIYLQKKSKLVEENPGLWTSSASGHVLVGESFLTTAQRELKEELSIRTKLEEVLRITPKDFNNTIDCLVLFTGTTSKIPKPNPLEIETGGFFPLEKVDKWIQKNPEDFTFSFRLLWQLYWKVMTQKALKGR from the coding sequence ATGAATGAAAATTTCAACAATAAAAAAGGAAGAAAACCTAAAGAAACTCCAGAAAGTCGCAAACGTGAGCTTTTAGAAGCAGTCGATGAAAACTGCAACCCCATCACCATCCTAAAAAGAGAGGAAATCCATCAAAAAGGCTATTTTCATAAAACAGTGCATATTTTTTTGTTTAACAAAGAAGGAGAAATCTATCTTCAAAAAAAATCTAAGTTGGTTGAGGAAAACCCTGGTTTGTGGACTTCCTCTGCTTCGGGACATGTGTTGGTAGGAGAAAGCTTTTTAACCACTGCTCAAAGGGAATTAAAAGAAGAACTGTCTATAAGAACAAAATTAGAAGAGGTACTTCGTATCACTCCAAAAGATTTTAACAACACTATAGACTGTTTAGTCCTTTTTACAGGAACTACTAGTAAAATACCTAAGCCTAATCCTTTAGAAATAGAAACTGGAGGGTTTTTTCCTTTAGAAAAAGTGGATAAGTGGATACAGAAAAATCCAGAAGATTTTACTTTTTCTTTTAGGTTGTTATGGCAACTTTATTGGAAGGTTATGACTCAAAAAGCTCTGAAGGGAAGATAA
- the groES gene encoding co-chaperone GroES, producing MKIRPLHDRILVQRIEEEQRTESGIIIPDTAKEKPIMGKVIAVGDGRVLENGQKQPLTVKEGDKILFSKYAGTEIKIKGEEYLIMREDDVLAIIED from the coding sequence ATGAAGATCAGACCTTTACATGATCGCATTTTAGTTCAACGCATCGAAGAAGAACAGAGGACTGAATCTGGAATCATCATCCCAGATACAGCGAAGGAAAAACCTATCATGGGTAAAGTGATTGCTGTAGGCGATGGTAGGGTTTTAGAAAACGGTCAAAAACAGCCTTTAACCGTCAAAGAAGGAGATAAAATCCTTTTCAGTAAATATGCTGGAACTGAAATTAAGATCAAAGGTGAAGAGTATCTTATCATGAGAGAAGATGATGTCTTAGCTATCATTGAAGACTAA
- a CDS encoding precorrin-2 dehydrogenase/sirohydrochlorin ferrochelatase family protein produces the protein MKDGEKLTNVYFPVFLNLEGKLCVVIGGGKVGERKVLSLLQAKAFVKLISPEATPVLQKLAEEGQILWEKRIYQPGDLEGAWLVVAATNDPSTQRSIYDEANAKRVFCNMVDVPEFCSFIVPSVVKRGSLTIAISTSGASPAVARRIRESLEMQFGPEYEIYLKLMENLRKQILELNLSPTEKEIKLHRLAMAPIPQYIRNRDLDLLKTIIEKEGLIFPSELFES, from the coding sequence TTGAAGGATGGGGAGAAGTTGACTAACGTCTATTTTCCGGTTTTTTTAAACTTAGAAGGGAAGCTTTGTGTGGTTATAGGAGGAGGAAAAGTTGGTGAAAGGAAGGTTTTGTCTTTGCTTCAGGCTAAAGCTTTTGTTAAGTTGATTTCTCCTGAAGCTACTCCAGTTTTACAAAAGTTAGCTGAAGAAGGTCAGATACTCTGGGAAAAAAGGATTTATCAGCCAGGAGACCTTGAAGGAGCCTGGTTGGTGGTTGCTGCAACCAATGACCCTTCTACCCAAAGGTCTATATATGACGAAGCTAACGCAAAAAGGGTATTTTGTAACATGGTAGATGTTCCTGAATTTTGCAGTTTTATCGTGCCTTCTGTGGTAAAAAGAGGAAGTTTAACCATAGCCATCTCTACTTCTGGGGCAAGCCCTGCGGTAGCAAGAAGGATAAGAGAAAGTTTAGAAATGCAGTTTGGCCCAGAATATGAAATATACCTAAAACTTATGGAGAACTTAAGAAAACAAATCCTTGAGTTAAATCTTTCTCCCACAGAAAAAGAGATTAAACTGCATCGGCTTGCAATGGCTCCTATACCTCAATATATACGAAATAGAGATTTAGACCTGTTAAAAACTATCATCGAAAAAGAAGGTCTTATCTTCCCTTCAGAGCTTTTTGAGTCATAA
- the groL gene encoding chaperonin GroEL (60 kDa chaperone family; promotes refolding of misfolded polypeptides especially under stressful conditions; forms two stacked rings of heptamers to form a barrel-shaped 14mer; ends can be capped by GroES; misfolded proteins enter the barrel where they are refolded when GroES binds), which yields MAAKEIIYGANTREKILRGVNKLADAVKVTLGPKGRNVILERSFGSPLITKDGVTVAKEIELEDKFENMGAQMVKEVASKTNDVAGDGTTTATLLAQAIFQEGIKLVAAGINPMAIKRGIDKAVDIVVKELEKLAQPCKSRQEIAQVATISANNDVAIGNLIADAMDKVGKEGVITVEESKGLETYLEVVEGMQFDRGYISPYFITDPEKMECVLEDPYILVYDKKISSMKDLLPVLEQVARAGKPILIIAEDVEGEALATLVVNKLRGVLQCCAVKAPGFGERRKAMLQDIAILTGGTFVSEELGMKLENVQLKDLGRARRVVVTKEHTTIIDGAGKKEDIEARIKQIRAQIEETTSDYDREKLQERLAKLVGGVAVIYVGAATETEMKEKKTRVEDALNATKAAVEEGIVPGGGTAYIRCLPALEAVKLEGDEQYGVEIIKKALEAPLRQIAFNAGFEGSIIVEKVKEGKGSFGFDAATGEFKDLIAAGIIDPKKVSRCALQNAASVAGLLLTTEAMVAEKPKKEEKMPSMPGGGEF from the coding sequence ATGGCTGCAAAGGAGATTATTTATGGGGCTAATACTAGAGAAAAAATTTTAAGAGGAGTTAACAAATTAGCTGACGCAGTAAAAGTTACTCTTGGTCCCAAAGGAAGAAACGTAATCTTGGAAAGGTCCTTTGGTTCTCCTTTGATTACCAAAGATGGTGTAACTGTGGCTAAGGAGATAGAGTTAGAAGATAAGTTTGAAAATATGGGTGCCCAGATGGTAAAAGAGGTGGCGTCTAAGACCAACGATGTGGCTGGAGACGGAACCACTACAGCTACCTTACTTGCTCAGGCTATCTTTCAAGAGGGTATCAAACTTGTGGCAGCTGGTATCAACCCCATGGCTATCAAACGTGGTATTGATAAGGCAGTAGATATCGTAGTCAAAGAGCTTGAAAAATTAGCTCAGCCTTGCAAATCTCGTCAGGAAATCGCTCAAGTAGCTACCATTTCTGCTAATAACGATGTGGCTATCGGAAACCTTATAGCTGATGCCATGGATAAGGTAGGAAAAGAAGGGGTTATTACTGTAGAAGAGTCTAAGGGACTTGAAACTTATCTTGAAGTAGTTGAAGGTATGCAGTTTGATAGAGGATATATTTCTCCTTATTTTATAACCGATCCAGAAAAGATGGAATGTGTATTAGAGGATCCATATATTCTGGTTTATGATAAGAAAATAAGCTCTATGAAAGACCTTTTACCTGTACTTGAACAGGTAGCTAGGGCTGGTAAACCTATTTTAATCATTGCTGAGGATGTAGAAGGTGAAGCTTTGGCTACTTTGGTAGTAAACAAGCTCAGAGGAGTTCTCCAGTGCTGCGCTGTAAAGGCTCCTGGCTTTGGTGAGAGAAGAAAAGCCATGCTTCAGGATATCGCCATCCTAACAGGTGGTACTTTTGTATCTGAAGAGCTTGGTATGAAACTTGAAAACGTTCAGCTTAAAGACCTTGGAAGGGCAAGAAGAGTGGTAGTAACCAAAGAACATACCACCATCATCGATGGGGCTGGCAAGAAAGAAGACATCGAGGCTCGTATCAAACAGATACGTGCTCAGATCGAAGAAACCACCTCTGATTATGACCGTGAGAAACTTCAGGAGAGGTTGGCTAAACTTGTAGGTGGAGTTGCAGTAATTTATGTTGGAGCTGCTACTGAAACTGAGATGAAAGAAAAGAAAACTAGGGTTGAGGACGCCCTTAATGCTACTAAAGCAGCAGTAGAGGAAGGTATCGTCCCTGGTGGTGGAACGGCTTATATCAGGTGCTTACCAGCTTTAGAAGCTGTCAAGCTTGAGGGTGATGAACAGTATGGTGTAGAAATCATCAAAAAAGCTTTAGAAGCTCCTTTACGTCAGATCGCTTTTAACGCCGGTTTTGAAGGTTCTATCATCGTAGAAAAAGTAAAAGAAGGAAAGGGTAGTTTCGGGTTTGATGCTGCTACCGGCGAGTTTAAAGATTTGATAGCTGCTGGAATTATCGACCCGAAGAAAGTAAGCCGTTGTGCCCTTCAGAATGCCGCTTCTGTGGCTGGATTGTTGTTAACTACCGAGGCTATGGTAGCTGAGAAACCCAAAAAAGAAGAAAAAATGCCTTCTATGCCCGGAGGAGGAGAATTTTAA
- the lon gene encoding endopeptidase La: MKEGLEVNFTEVSEGEIIDVPEVLPLMAIRDIVLFPSMVIPLFVGRPKSLKAIEEALNKDKLIVLSTQKNSRIENPKPEDIYKIGTIGLILKTLNLSENRLKVVVQVLSRCEIQEFLETEPCFRVKIEPCKEKEPEIITPEIEALIRTVKENTEKLLALKGILNPEISTVVHSIEEPGRLADLITVYLKLKVKTAQELLETLDGVERLKKISEILLQEIEITTLQNKIQAQAQEEIGRSQREYFLREQLRAIKRELGEFEDVEDEIEELKKKIKKAKMPKEVEKEALKQLKRLEYMHPDSSEAAVIRNYLEWLIDLPWNKSTRDNLDLKHVKKVLDKDHYNLDKVKDRIIEFLAVKKINPKAKGAILCFVGPPGVGKTSLGRSIAEALGRRFVRVALGGVRDEAEIRGHRRTYVGALPGRIIQGIKQAGVNNPVFLLDEIDKLCSDFHGDPAAALLEVLDPEQNKDFVDHYLDVPFNLSKVLFIATANMTEPIPRVLLDRMEVIYLSGYTYQEKLEIAKRHILPKLLKEHGLKKNILKISDEVILKVIEEYTYESGVRELERKLAAICRKIARKLAEGEKGPFSVTEENLVEFLGPPEYIEELKQEEDEIGVATGLAWTPNGGEVLYVEAVVMPGKGNLILTGHLGEVMKESAQAALSYIRAKYKELGIDPKFYTKYDIHVHVPSGAIPKDGPSAGITIAVAMISALTQKPISKDYAMTGEVTLRGKILPVGGIKEKSLAALRKGIKNVLIPAKNSKDLEDIPKELREKINFILVSHLDEVIKLVIKN, encoded by the coding sequence ATGAAAGAAGGATTAGAAGTTAATTTTACAGAGGTTTCGGAAGGGGAGATCATAGACGTTCCTGAAGTTTTACCCTTAATGGCTATAAGAGACATCGTCCTTTTCCCTTCGATGGTAATCCCCCTTTTTGTAGGAAGGCCAAAATCTTTAAAAGCAATAGAGGAGGCATTAAATAAAGATAAACTAATCGTTCTTTCTACACAGAAAAACTCTCGTATAGAAAATCCCAAACCCGAAGATATTTATAAAATCGGAACGATCGGACTTATCCTTAAAACCCTCAATCTCTCTGAAAACCGTCTAAAAGTAGTAGTCCAGGTGCTTTCAAGATGTGAAATTCAAGAATTTTTAGAAACGGAGCCTTGTTTTAGGGTTAAAATAGAACCTTGTAAAGAAAAGGAACCAGAAATCATAACCCCTGAAATAGAAGCTTTAATACGCACAGTTAAAGAAAATACAGAAAAGTTATTGGCATTAAAAGGTATTTTAAATCCAGAGATTTCCACAGTTGTTCATTCTATAGAAGAACCAGGAAGACTCGCAGACCTTATCACAGTCTACCTTAAATTAAAGGTCAAAACCGCCCAGGAACTTTTAGAAACTTTAGATGGAGTAGAAAGGCTTAAAAAAATTTCTGAGATCCTCCTACAAGAAATAGAGATCACCACCCTTCAAAACAAAATCCAAGCCCAAGCCCAAGAAGAAATTGGGAGGTCTCAGAGGGAATATTTTTTAAGAGAACAACTAAGGGCTATAAAGAGGGAGTTGGGAGAATTTGAGGATGTTGAAGACGAGATTGAGGAGTTAAAGAAAAAGATTAAAAAAGCCAAAATGCCTAAGGAGGTAGAAAAGGAGGCGTTAAAACAACTTAAGAGATTAGAATACATGCATCCTGACTCTTCTGAGGCAGCGGTAATAAGAAATTACCTCGAATGGTTGATAGATCTTCCTTGGAATAAGTCTACCCGAGACAATTTAGACCTAAAACATGTTAAAAAAGTTTTGGACAAAGACCACTATAACTTAGATAAGGTAAAAGACAGAATAATTGAGTTCTTAGCGGTTAAAAAAATTAATCCTAAGGCTAAAGGTGCCATCCTTTGTTTTGTAGGACCTCCTGGGGTTGGAAAAACAAGTCTTGGAAGATCCATTGCTGAAGCCTTAGGTAGAAGATTTGTCAGGGTAGCCTTAGGTGGTGTAAGAGATGAAGCTGAAATAAGGGGGCATAGAAGAACCTATGTAGGAGCTTTGCCAGGAAGGATCATTCAAGGAATAAAACAAGCTGGGGTAAACAACCCGGTGTTTTTACTTGATGAAATAGATAAACTGTGTAGCGATTTTCACGGTGACCCTGCAGCAGCTCTTTTAGAAGTTCTTGACCCAGAACAAAATAAAGACTTTGTAGACCATTATTTAGACGTGCCCTTTAACTTATCTAAGGTTCTTTTTATAGCTACAGCTAACATGACAGAACCTATACCCCGGGTACTTTTAGACAGAATGGAAGTAATCTATCTTTCAGGATATACCTATCAAGAAAAATTAGAAATCGCCAAAAGACACATCCTGCCTAAACTCTTAAAAGAACACGGACTAAAAAAAAACATCCTTAAAATCTCTGACGAGGTTATTCTAAAAGTTATCGAAGAATATACTTACGAATCAGGGGTACGTGAGTTAGAAAGAAAGCTTGCAGCTATCTGTAGAAAGATAGCGAGAAAACTTGCTGAAGGAGAAAAAGGCCCTTTTAGCGTTACCGAAGAGAATTTAGTAGAATTTTTAGGGCCTCCTGAATACATAGAAGAACTTAAACAAGAAGAAGATGAAATAGGAGTAGCAACTGGACTTGCCTGGACCCCCAATGGTGGAGAGGTGCTCTACGTAGAGGCGGTAGTTATGCCAGGGAAAGGTAATCTAATTTTAACAGGGCATTTAGGAGAGGTGATGAAAGAAAGCGCCCAGGCAGCTTTATCCTATATTCGTGCCAAGTATAAAGAGTTGGGGATTGACCCTAAGTTTTATACAAAGTATGACATCCATGTGCATGTACCCTCTGGGGCCATACCTAAGGATGGACCAAGTGCTGGGATTACTATAGCGGTAGCGATGATATCTGCCTTAACCCAAAAGCCCATTTCCAAAGACTATGCGATGACTGGAGAAGTCACCCTTAGGGGTAAAATTCTTCCTGTAGGTGGGATAAAAGAAAAAAGTCTTGCTGCCTTAAGAAAGGGGATTAAAAACGTCCTTATTCCTGCAAAAAACTCAAAGGACCTGGAAGATATCCCAAAGGAACTTAGAGAAAAAATAAACTTTATCTTGGTTTCTCATCTCGATGAAGTTATAAAATTAGTTATCAAAAATTAA
- a CDS encoding bifunctional aminoglycoside phosphotransferase/ATP-binding protein, whose protein sequence is MEPKAWEQLINVYSFPHPTQTLRVVQTHISYVFITDLFVYKIKKPVNFGFLDYTTLEKRKYFCEQEVILNKRLSPEIYLGVVSVVKTSEGYKFEVEGEIVEYAVKMKKLPEEGMMVNLLKEKKVTEAHIDSIVSVLVPFYQKAETGERVNSYGRIEVIRFNTEENFAQTKEFVGLALAKYKYEHIIQFTRKFLEENQVLFQERIDKGFIRDGHGDLYSANICFENVNKVYIFDCIEFNERFRCGDVCSDIAFLAMDLDFYRERSLSEYFITQYVSKSQDQGINKLLNFYKCYRAYVRGKIGCFTYASTQQIRPEKYEFLEQARRYFDLAYQYAEGIPKLIVFMGLSGTGKSFLSQNLMSKLPAVYLSSDITRKRLLSLPESKHYYAEFEKGIYTPEITEKTYKKMIEMAKEELSYGRDVIIDATFRDKKYRSWLLEGIKEVKAEVFWVWCTAEDNVVRERLFKRKENTCSDALWDIYLAQKDKFEPPKECSPLLVLDTTYPVETLMKSLVEFLKI, encoded by the coding sequence ATGGAACCAAAGGCCTGGGAACAGTTAATAAATGTTTACTCTTTCCCACATCCTACTCAAACTTTAAGGGTAGTTCAAACTCATATATCCTATGTTTTTATCACAGACCTGTTCGTTTACAAAATAAAAAAGCCAGTTAACTTTGGTTTTTTAGATTACACTACTTTAGAAAAGAGAAAATATTTTTGTGAACAAGAGGTGATCTTAAACAAAAGATTATCTCCCGAAATCTACTTAGGAGTTGTTTCTGTGGTAAAAACTTCTGAGGGATATAAGTTTGAGGTTGAAGGGGAGATAGTAGAATATGCCGTAAAGATGAAGAAACTTCCTGAAGAAGGGATGATGGTTAATCTTTTAAAAGAAAAGAAAGTAACTGAAGCTCATATAGACTCTATAGTTTCAGTGTTGGTGCCTTTCTATCAAAAAGCAGAAACTGGGGAAAGGGTAAACTCTTATGGAAGGATAGAGGTTATCAGGTTTAATACTGAAGAAAATTTTGCTCAAACCAAAGAATTTGTCGGATTAGCTTTAGCCAAATATAAATACGAACATATAATACAATTTACACGCAAGTTCTTAGAAGAAAATCAAGTCTTGTTTCAAGAAAGGATAGATAAGGGATTTATCAGAGACGGACATGGAGATTTATATTCAGCTAACATCTGTTTTGAGAATGTAAACAAGGTTTATATCTTTGATTGTATAGAGTTTAACGAACGGTTTAGGTGTGGTGATGTGTGTTCAGACATAGCTTTTTTGGCTATGGACTTAGATTTTTATAGAGAAAGAAGTCTATCTGAGTATTTTATAACTCAGTATGTTTCTAAGAGCCAAGACCAGGGGATCAACAAACTTTTGAATTTTTATAAATGTTATCGGGCTTATGTGAGGGGTAAGATAGGATGTTTTACCTATGCCTCTACCCAACAAATAAGGCCTGAAAAATACGAATTTTTGGAACAAGCTAGAAGATATTTTGACCTTGCTTATCAATATGCAGAGGGTATTCCCAAGCTAATAGTATTTATGGGGCTTTCAGGTACTGGTAAAAGCTTTCTTTCGCAAAACCTTATGTCTAAGCTCCCTGCGGTTTACCTTTCTTCAGACATAACCAGAAAACGTCTTTTGTCTTTGCCAGAATCTAAGCATTATTATGCAGAGTTTGAAAAGGGTATTTATACCCCAGAGATTACTGAAAAAACTTACAAGAAAATGATAGAGATGGCTAAGGAAGAGCTTAGTTATGGGAGAGATGTAATAATTGATGCTACGTTTAGAGATAAAAAATACAGAAGCTGGTTGCTTGAGGGGATAAAAGAGGTTAAGGCGGAGGTTTTTTGGGTGTGGTGTACCGCTGAAGATAATGTAGTTAGGGAAAGGTTATTTAAGAGAAAAGAAAATACCTGTTCTGATGCTTTGTGGGATATTTATCTTGCTCAAAAAGATAAGTTTGAACCCCCAAAGGAATGTTCTCCTTTGTTGGTTTTAGACACAACCTATCCTGTAGAAACCCTTATGAAAAGTCTTGTTGAATTTTTAAAAATTTAA
- a CDS encoding RNA ligase: MLTFTENEKEVREYFQHCWKKNPDLKRYPLEEWEKGLQTGKILFFTWKDKGFFRLNKDFKSFPMGTFFNDQVLVRGYPQIPRVYVLKTGLVRYMTSPFYAEEKVEGYNVRLFKVGDEILGFTRRGFICPFATDRWEDFLPNLPEFFEKHPNLVVCAEVAGPENPFVSEYPAYIKEDVNYFVFDFMKTGGGGFLSQSEKLNLLETYSFNAPEIYGPFDPVKDYENIRELLRRYHQEKREGVVFKSEDGKYRIKYVTPFSNLEDLRVVFPYLGEVDPHFIYLRLIRLALNLYEFEEFKEEVYNKLPVNLFEEVLSFFEKNQVVSETFRVRFKKESSYLAMLAHFRAAKINIEVKQVVKEKGYLKVEFVKLYPKATQFWRSKLEGWGEVD; encoded by the coding sequence ATGTTAACCTTTACCGAGAATGAAAAAGAAGTAAGGGAGTATTTTCAACACTGCTGGAAGAAAAATCCAGATTTAAAAAGGTATCCCTTAGAGGAATGGGAAAAAGGTTTACAAACAGGAAAAATTTTGTTTTTTACCTGGAAAGATAAAGGCTTTTTTAGGCTAAACAAGGATTTTAAAAGTTTCCCTATGGGAACTTTTTTTAACGACCAGGTTTTGGTAAGAGGTTACCCTCAGATTCCCAGGGTTTATGTATTAAAAACGGGATTGGTAAGATATATGACTTCTCCTTTTTATGCTGAAGAAAAGGTAGAAGGGTATAACGTAAGACTTTTTAAAGTAGGAGATGAAATTTTAGGTTTTACCCGAAGAGGATTCATCTGTCCTTTTGCTACCGATCGATGGGAGGATTTTTTACCTAATCTTCCTGAGTTTTTTGAGAAACATCCAAATTTGGTGGTTTGTGCTGAAGTAGCCGGACCAGAGAATCCTTTTGTTAGTGAATATCCTGCTTATATCAAAGAGGATGTAAACTACTTTGTTTTTGATTTTATGAAAACAGGTGGAGGAGGATTTTTGTCTCAGTCAGAAAAGTTGAATCTCCTTGAAACCTATAGTTTTAACGCCCCTGAAATCTATGGGCCTTTTGACCCGGTAAAGGATTATGAAAACATAAGAGAACTTTTAAGGCGTTACCACCAAGAAAAAAGAGAAGGGGTAGTTTTTAAGTCCGAAGATGGGAAATACAGGATTAAATACGTGACTCCATTTTCTAATCTTGAGGACTTAAGGGTAGTCTTTCCTTACTTGGGAGAGGTAGATCCTCATTTTATTTACCTAAGATTGATAAGGCTTGCTCTGAACCTTTATGAATTTGAAGAATTTAAAGAAGAGGTTTATAATAAACTACCTGTAAATCTTTTTGAAGAAGTTTTAAGTTTTTTTGAAAAAAATCAGGTGGTAAGCGAAACCTTTAGGGTAAGGTTTAAAAAGGAGAGCAGTTATCTGGCTATGCTTGCTCATTTTAGGGCAGCAAAGATAAACATCGAGGTTAAACAGGTAGTAAAAGAAAAAGGCTATTTAAAAGTGGAATTTGTAAAACTATACCCTAAGGCTACTCAGTTTTGGAGGTCTAAACTTGAAGGATGGGGAGAAGTTGACTAA